The following coding sequences lie in one Cercospora beticola chromosome 9, complete sequence genomic window:
- a CDS encoding uncharacterized protein (BUSCO:EOG09261C0G) yields the protein MSSFATSFWSADYAGGLGVLFAKLQQGVQENEQLLTVARMRAEAEDIYGQRLADIESATSRIDGGFQRDDGASVKKAYEGVRAEMSEEAKNHKKIASNIRELVVNPFSRWCDQHAARVQNSQDDLQGRIKAHDRQAETVRQYRSQYYNKCRRVEDLDEEEKLAFQDPQSAAATNSPKATSVTSVPSIKIAEEEPEPEPIDIGDVTYQPEQVKKILTHALETIPLGETKVPILGTYQNTSSGADITEYVQSHLGANSVAYAERIGQDLCDHGFLRLVGNVGNSFANSSKMKYQWKTKVFQLTGMPEKRSPLHRSSTMMSSSSDSVPGSPVIGDKVSEYLGGWNPLNNAHPNETPADRLRREAREADERYKAAVKKLDGLRCSLEVAMVDHMKFMERCELDRLKAIKSVILDFSGAVSNVIPSLQSSVDNMMLFQETVQPLADLRYLLENYRTGNFVPKVTIYENYYNKVEEQTFGVDIELRARADKKRVPLLVTSILTFLDSHYPDLEGDEARRSIWLVEVPLAATHHLRNQVNTGGPVSQATLEKYEVPIVAAVLKLYLLELPDSLVSSHVYEIIKTIYASTAQSTSEAARIQVIQSTLGQLRLANIATLDAIITHFTRLVELTSADEEYVSKLAAVLAPCIMRPKQETGLSMNERYNARLIKDLLAHKDAIFGELKRQSSLTHTASGTRQTRAISTDESKRKEAMEERHRAIAAAQHTNASSGPRSRATSPAPAADTRVPLPGHRRDRSRGPETRFPVSTTAAQNARVMSPTADRSSTSSGGHRDSLSVPPQSPPSARTHDSALNGFHKPPPAESQPGRERSGTETTQRSSAQVSASITSASDFMSPGHFYSGSSESTPAGAAETSTTRDSVASNISVKAPASKYNLAEEQSPVAMTPDAETPTKRDSLSRARGVAGRRGTGGLRRQSLANASKTENGEGSDVAPSAESPETKGVQLEDKPMDFD from the exons ATGTCCTCGTTTGCGACCTCGTTTTGGTCCGCCGACTACGCTGGAG GATTGGGCGTATTGTTCGCGAAACTTCAGCAGGGTGTGCAGGAGAATGAGCAGCTTCTTACCGTAGCGCGAATGCGCGCTGAAGCTGAGGATATATACGGACAACGGCTGGCGGACATCGAGAGCGCAACAAGCCGTATCGACGGAGGCTTCCAGAGGGATGATGGCGCCAGTGTCAAGAAG GCATACGAGGGCGTGCGGGCGGAAATGAGTGAAGAAGCGAAGAATCACAAAAAGATCGCCTCAAATATCCGAGAACTCGTGGTCAACCCTTTCAGCCGGTGGTGCGACCAGCATGCTGCGCGTGTGCAGAATAGCCAGGACGATTTGCAAGGTCGCATCAAAGCACACGATCGACAGGCGGAGACAGTGCGACAATATCGGAGCCAGTATTACAACAAATGCCGGAGAGTGGAGGAtttggacgaggaggagaagctggcATTTCAGGATCCACAATCGGCGGCTGCCACGAACTCACCGAAGGCGACGAGCGTCACGAGTGTGCCCAGTATCAAGatcgcagaagaagagccgGAGCCGGAGCCAATCGACATAGGGGACGTAACCTACCAGCCCGAGCAGGTCAAGAAGATCTTGACACATGCATTGGAGACCATTCCGCTGGGCGAGACGAAGGTCCCCATCCTGGGCACATATCAGAACACGAGCTCTGGTGCGGACATTACGGAGTATGTGCAGAGCCACCTGGGCGCAAACAGCGTCGCGTACGCTGAGCGTATAGGTCAGGATCTGTGCGATCATGGCTTTTTACGTCTAGTAGGAAATGTGGGCAACAGTTTTgcaaacagcagcaagatgaAGTATCAGTGGAAGACGAAGGTCTTTCAACTGACAGGCATGccagagaagagaagtccGCTCCACCGTTCTTCGACAATGATGTCCTCCAGCTCCGACTCCGTGCCAGGTAGTCCTGTCATTGGCGACAAGGTCAGCGAATATCTCGGTGGCTGGAATCCACTGAACAACGCACATCCAAACGAGACACCGGCCGACAGACTGCGCAGAGAGGCACGAGAAGCTGATGAGCGGTACAAGGCGGcggtcaagaagctcgacgGTCTCCGCTGCAGCCTCGAGGTTGCCATGGTAGATCACATGAAATTCATGGAGCGCTGCGAGCTGGATCGACTGAAAGCCATCAAGAGCGTCATCCTGGACTTTAGCGGCGCCGTCAGTAACGTCATACCCTCGCTGCAGTCTAGTGTGGACAATATGATGTTGTTCCAGGAGACCGTTCAGCCATTGGCCGATCTGCGGTACTTGCTCGAGAACTACCGTACTGGAAACTTCGTGCCCAAAGTGACGATATACGAGAATTACTACAACAAAGTCGAAGAGCAGACCTTCGGTGTGGACATTGAGCTGCGCGCGCGGGCGGATAAGAAGCGCGTTCCACTGCTGGTTACGTCGATTCTAACATTTCTGGACTCGCATTATCCCGATCTTGAAGGTGACGAGGCACGTCGGAGCATTTGGCTGGTGGAAGTTCCCCTCGCTGCGACCCACCACCTGCGCAATCAAGTCAACACAGGCGGGCCTGTGTCTCAGGCTACCTTGGAGAAATACGAAGTGCCGATAGTCGCTGCCGTCCTGAAGTTGTACCTGCTCGAGCTCCCTGATAGCCTGGTGAGCTCGCACGTCTACGAGATTATCAAGACCATCTACGCCTCCACGGCACAATCAACGTCGGAAGCCGCGCGCATTCAAGTCATACAGTCGACTTTGGGTCAGCTTCGTCTAGCGAATATTGCCACACTGGATGCTATCATCACGCACTTCACTCGTTTGGTGGAGCTGACGAGTGCCGATGAAGAGTACGTGTCGAAGCTGGCTGCTGTGTTGGCACCATGTATTATGCGGCCTAAGCAGGAAACTGGTCTCAGCATGAATGAGAGGTACAACGCTCGCCTGATTAAAGATCTGCTCGCGCACAAAGACGCAATATTTGGAGAGTTAAAACGGCAGTCGAGTTTAACTCACACGGCGTCTGGCACGCGGCAGACGAGAGCGATTTCCACCGACGAATCTAAGCGTAAAGAAGCCATGGAAGAGCGGCACCGAGCCATCGCGGCAGCCCAACACACGAATGCCTCCAGTGGGCCTAGAAGCAGAGCGACGAGCCCAGCGCCGGCAGCTGACACGCGAGTCCCGCTACCCGGTCACCGCCGTGATCGTAGTCGTGGACCAGAAACGAGATTCCCGGTTAGCACTACTGCGGCGCAGAATGCCCGCGTAATGTCGCCAACTGCGGATCGTTCTAGCACGTCCTCTGGAGGCCATAGAGATAGCCTGAGTGTGCCACCGCAGAGCCCTCCCTCCGCCCGCACGCATGATTCTGCGCTCAACGGGTTCCACAAaccaccaccagcagagAGCCAGCCTGGCAGAGAGCGAAGTGGCACCGAAACCACACAACGCAGTTCTGCGCAGGTCTCTGCCTCGATCACCTCAGCCAGTGACTTCATGAGCCCTGGTCACTTCTATTCCggcagcagcgagagcacacctgcaggagcagcagagacATCAACAACTCGCGACTCTGTCGCCAGCAACATTAGCGTCAAGGCGCCGGCTTCCAAATACAATCTTGCCGAAGAGCAATCGCCTGTGGCGATGACACCAGATGCCGAGACACCGACGAAGAGGGACAGTCTTTCTCGCGCCCGAGGCGTGGCTGGGCGACGCGGCACTGGCGGCCTGCGACGCCAGTCGCTCGCGAACGCCAGCAAGACTGAAAACGGTGAAGGCAGTGACGTCGCCCCTAGTGCAGAATCACCTGAGACGAAGGGCGTACAACTAGAAGACAAACCCATGGACTTCGACTAG
- a CDS encoding uncharacterized protein (BUSCO:EOG09264OYZ) — protein MTTLKGPGEAKTYDGANLRIGIVHARWNTKIIDALLQGTLKSLKAAGVRQENIVIQTVPGSYELPYAVQKMFQASQSQPTGLLASATDLLAGSTTDLTQTAKEGKKEGPSKEPFDAIIAIGALIKGSTMHFEYISDAVSHGLMKVQLDLGVPVIFGLLTLLTEEQGLERAGIDAAGKGHNHGEDWGSAAVELGAKRRGWNEGSFIE, from the exons ATGACCACTCTCAAAGGACCCGGCGAAGCCAAGACGTACGATG GCGCGAACTTGCGCATCGGCATCGTCCACGCCCGCTGGAACACAAAAATCATCGACGCTCTTCTCCAGGGCACCCTAAAGTCGCTCAAAGCCGCCGGTGTCCGACAAGAGAACATTGTCATCCAAACCGTCCCAGGCTCCTACGAACTGCCCTACGCAGTCCAGAAGATGTTCCAAGCCTCTCAATCCCAACCCACAGGCCTTCTCGCCTCTGCGACCGATCTCCTCGCCGGCAGCACCACCGATCTTACACAGACAGCGAAAGAGGGCAAGAAAGAGGGGCCGAGCAAGGAGCCTTTTGATGCTATCATTGCCATTGGCGCATTGATCAAGGGGAGCACTATGCACTTTGAATACATCTCTGACGCTGTTTCGCATGGCCTCATGAAGGTCCAGTTGGATCTTGGTGTGCCTGTGATCTTTGGACTGCTCACGTTGTTAACGGAAGAGCAAGGGTTGGAAAGAGCTGGAATTGATGCTGCGGGTAAGGGACATAATCATGGTGAAGACTGGGGATCAGCAGCGGTTGAGTTGGGAGCGAAGAGACGGGGATGGAATGAAGGGAGCTTCATTGAATAA